The window TGCGAAAATAAAACAGGCCATTGACAAAACTATTTCAATGACACATTTTTATCTAATGGTAAAAATATTTTTGAGCTTTTTTGGAATACCCTGCAATACCAACAAAGCTAATGGAGCCGCCCAATTTGCCGTACGTTCTACAAAATCCCAAATTGGATCTCCGGCGATTGGACGTGACAATGCTGTAGCAAACGCCCACAATACTGCATAGATTAGCACAAGCCTAATCGGCCAAATAAGCGCCAAAATGGCTACAACTATATCCATTGTTCCAATTATAGGTAGCATTACCCTGGCTGATGATTCAGAAAAACCAAATGCCGTAATAAGTGGTATCCACCCTTGCTTTATACCTAGCGCAAAAATTCCGTGTCCCAAAAAAGAACCAAATACCCCTATTCGTAAAATCCATTCCGCTATTTTTTGTTGTGAATTCATAATACTAAATGTCAATTAGTGATTCTTTATATATTTTACTGAATTAACATCCAAACCCATTTCACTGAATTTAAGTATCCATATTAATAGACCAAAGGAAAAACACAATCTATTCAAAAGAGATAAATAAGAAAAAGGTAACAAAATCTAAACTGGAGCCTTTTCCACAGTTTCTACTTTAGGCAGAGGTATAGGAGAAGGCAGATTTAAATCTCTACTTAGAATAATTGACTGAATATTGCACTTTGCAAGAGCAGTATTTAATACTTGTAAAGTCATTTCTTTTTCAAGATTTTTATTCTTTTTCCAACCATCTAAAGCTTTTTTAACTTTAACAGCATCTTCCAAGATTAATACTTCCCCCACTAAATCTATATGGGCTAATACATCCTTTAAATCACTTGCATAATTAACACCATAATCAAAAGTAACTCTTAAACCTGATTGCTTTTCTGTACCTAACTGTAAATCCTTAGATTCAACTTCTTTGATAACAATGTTGTTATTTATACTGACTTTACCTTGTAACGCTTTATTTTTTTCAACTACAATTTTATTAAAATTAAATCCTACAACTGTCATATTAAAACCTCCCTAAACTTTAATCTAAAAAAGCATAATCTAGTATTTAAAGATTTAGATTATATTATAATTGTTATCTAACAAAATATATAAATGCTGAATGCATTAAATATATTAATGCTTGAGATATATTTTATTTTAGGACTTTTATCATTTGCGGGCATAATCCTGGGTCTGATATTAGGAATGATTGCTCCAGAAGAATTAAAACCTGGAGCTCCATGGTTTATCAAATTAAAAAATACAATATTTACATTATTAATATTAATATTATTATATTACAACATTTATAATCTTATAATAATACCATTAATTATTTTCTTAATATTATACTGGTACCGAGGAACTTTAGGCGAAGAATCATATATGCTTGAGTATAGTATGATGGGTTCGCTATTTGGAATGGGATATTATACCCCCGCCATACCTGAAATAATTGGATTGATTTTTATATATAAAATTACATCAGGAAGTTTGTTAATATACAAAAATAATAATTTCAATTTTTTAATAAAATCAATTTGCTTAAGATTAATATTCTATATTTTGGGATTATTATTACCACTTATGTTTGCGAATGTGTAAAACAAATCCAACATAGCTTAATAAAAGTTTAAGAAAATAAGTAAAAACTACCATTAAAACAATCTGCAAATATGTAAATTTAATTATAAGGCTTGAAAATAAAATGGCTCCTAATACCGCATCAATTTGATCTGCAATAAAAAAATTATGCCCGGGAATAATATTTATTCTCCTCTTAATGAACGATTTAAATAAATCCCCAAACATGGCCCCAGTTGCAAGAAAAAGACCTAATAACACGCTATAATCCTGATATATGATAATACTGTTGATATTAATAACCTTCTGAAAATAAAACATTATAGTGCCAAATAGAATTGCAACCAATATCCCCCTAAATGTTTTATGTGCCCCAAATAAAGAATTGCCCTCCAATTTTATCCCTAAGTCCAAAGGAAATTCTAAAGATTTCAATTTATTCCTAAATAATAATGGCATAATATCTGCTATATAAACAGGAAATAAAAAATAAATCAATTTCAGACTTTCAGCTAACATAGATTATTAAAAATATATTGCTTTAATAAATCTTATCCTATATCTAGCGAAACGTTTATAAATGAAGCTCGGATTTCATAATTCAATGTCTCCGTAGCTTAGCGGTGGAGCGTGCGGCTGTTAAATTGGCGATAAGATTAACTAAAACGTCAATTAAAGAAACCGCAAGGTCCCCAGTTCGAATATTGGCGCCAGATATTTTAGACGCCTGTGAGAAAGTCTGGGCGGAGACGTCAAAAATCTAAGATTTTTGATCGTGCACAGGATTTAAAATCCTGACACGTTTTTTATTTTCACATGAGCTTGTAGCTTAGCCTGGTGGAGCGCACGACTGATAACATTTTGTCAGAGATCGTGAGGTCCGGAGTTCAAATATTAACGCCTGAGGCAAAATGCTTCGAACGTCAGTGAGAAAATCTCCGCAAGCTCATTTTTTAAAATGATACACAA is drawn from Candidatus Woesearchaeota archaeon and contains these coding sequences:
- a CDS encoding CDP-archaeol synthase; its protein translation is MLAESLKLIYFLFPVYIADIMPLLFRNKLKSLEFPLDLGIKLEGNSLFGAHKTFRGILVAILFGTIMFYFQKVININSIIIYQDYSVLLGLFLATGAMFGDLFKSFIKRRINIIPGHNFFIADQIDAVLGAILFSSLIIKFTYLQIVLMVVFTYFLKLLLSYVGFVLHIRKHKW